The sequence CCGGTTGATCGACCAGTCCGCGATGGAGATCGTCGAGACCGCGCGCCGGACCGGCGCGTTCGTGCGCGGCCCGATCCCGCTGCCGACCCGCAAGGAGCGTTTCACGCTGCTGGTCTCGCCGCACAAGGACAAGGACGCGCGCGACCAGTACGAGATCCGCACGCACAAGAGGCTGATGGACATCGTCGACCCGACGGACAA comes from Gammaproteobacteria bacterium and encodes:
- the rpsJ gene encoding 30S ribosomal protein S10, encoding MASQRIRIRLKAFDHRLIDQSAMEIVETARRTGAFVRGPIPLPTRKERFTLLVSPHKDKDARDQYEIRTHKRLMDIVDPTDKTVDALMKLDLAAGVDVQIKLN